Genomic segment of Dehalococcoidia bacterium:
TCCAGCATGGACCTTCACCTCTTGCCCTCACAGTCGGACGACGATGGGGGAGTCGATGCTCACCTGGCTGGGGTCCACCCGACAGCGGTAGGCCAGCACCCGCACGCCGGCCTGGGCCGCGGCCGTCAGCGCACTGGCGAAGCGAGGGTCCGCCTGGCGATGAGGGGCGAAGGCGCAGGCGTCCTGCCTCTGGACGACGAAGACCACCGCTGCCCCCAGCCCCTCGGCCACCGCCTGGGCCAGGGCCTCCACGTGCCGCCTCCCCCGCTCGGTGGGGGCGTCCGGGAAGAGGCCCACTCCATCCTCCACCAGGGTCACCGACTTGGCCTCCACCAGCACAGGGCCGGAGGGGCACTCCAGCAACAGGTCGATGCGGACGCCCCGGTACAGGACCTCGCTGCGGGCCACGCGACAGCCGGCGAAGGCCACCAGCCTGCCCTGGGCCAGGGCCTCGCGCAGCAGGGCATTGGGCAGGCGGGCATCGGCCGAGACCCACACACCATCGATGCAGACCAGGGCCAGGTCGTAGGCTGTCTTGCGGCCCGGGCCGTCCCTGGGCACCAGCAGCACTGGCGCCCCGGGCACCATCAGCTCCTGCAGGCGGCCCGAGTTGGCCAGGTGGGCCTGGCACCTCCCCTCGGCCAGCTCCACCTCCACGGCGAAGCGGTTGAGGCGGCGCACCAGGACGGCGGATACTAGAGCCGAGGGCAGACGCATAGCCCCATTGTAAGGGAAGCTGACGTTGGCAGATAA
This window contains:
- the sfsA gene encoding DNA/RNA nuclease SfsA, whose translation is MRLPSALVSAVLVRRLNRFAVEVELAEGRCQAHLANSGRLQELMVPGAPVLLVPRDGPGRKTAYDLALVCIDGVWVSADARLPNALLREALAQGRLVAFAGCRVARSEVLYRGVRIDLLLECPSGPVLVEAKSVTLVEDGVGLFPDAPTERGRRHVEALAQAVAEGLGAAVVFVVQRQDACAFAPHRQADPRFASALTAAAQAGVRVLAYRCRVDPSQVSIDSPIVVRL